The stretch of DNA GACAAGCACCAAATCACTGAGGAGCCGTGTGAAGTTAACGTTTCATGCACGGTTTTGTAGCCGAGTCAGGAGGGTGACTTCCTGGCTTAGGCATCCATATATTTTACAATACTGTTGCCTTTCCATTTTCATTTGTGCTTAATCAATTCTGCTGTTGTAATTGCTGCCAAGCTTTGTATATATGTTCTGGTTTAAAGATAGTGCGTTTTATCTCGCCACTAGTAAGTATATCTTGGTTGTGATCAAGAATTATTTGGATATATTTGCCCTGGTCTAGAACACCGATTACTGAAATAGTTTTCTAGCAACACCCCTATTTCAGCCTGAAATTGAGCATTGGAGAGTATTTGATAGCCTTTGCCCAGTTTAGATTAATATTTTTCAGGTATTACCATTAGATCGGGAACTTTCTTTGGTTCTTACCTGTGATGGATATTTAAGCAAATACTAGCTCAATCTGTAGCATGATGATCAAGAAGTATTTATTTGAGATGGTTAGTAACTGATGACATTTGAAAAAGGTTTCATTTATGACTATCAATCGATCAGCATTAATCTCTGTATTGGGTGCCGGCTTGCTTATGTTTGGTGTTCCAGCTGTAACACTCACTCAATCAGCATCGGCACAACAAAAAACAAAGCAAGCTACCTTTGCCAATCTGATTGCAGCTCTCAACAACATCAGCGCAGAGATTCAAAATTTGAGTGTTCTCAATAATCTGACTGTTAGCCAAGTGAGGGTGGTTAATGTTGAGAATCTACTCAATGATAATAATGTAAAAGTCTTCAATGATGCTTTGAATAAAAACAATGTTCAGATCCTCACCTTACGCAATGTTCTCAATAATAACGAAGTGATCCAGAATGTTCTGAACAACAACAATGTTGATATCGGTCAAGTAGTTGCCATTGATGTTCTTAGTGGTGGCGATGTTATTGTCTTCTACAAGTAGTTAGAGCATTTCTAGGTCATAAGCTTCAGATAGCTTAAGTAGTTGTAGCGACCTGCAATAGACCTCTCCGGAAATATGGTAGAGACGTTCCGGCGGAACGTCTCTACAAGGGTTTCAAACCACGCACATTTAATTACCGGAGATGTCTAATAGACATGACCTTTCTAGAGACGTTGCATTCAACATCTCTACAAAGGTCATGTCAGACACATATTTGAATTTGGTCGATGTCTAATGGGAAACTAAGACACCATAAGTAGGTAGGCGTTGAAAATTGTCGTTATGGCAAGGCAAGAGGCAAGAGGGAAGAGACCTTCAGAGATTTTAAATTTTGTTACATACCTTGGTTTTTCCGAGCCGACTTACTTACAAGAATCTGTGTCTAAACCGAAACGTCTGAAAGATAGATTTATTTCCTACCTGTATTCATGCCAAATGCGATAATAATTGCATATTGAAGCTAAAAAAGCATGAAATTTATTGGTATTGATTTGGGCTGGAAATCACAACCGAGTGGTTTATGTTACTTAGAATTAATAGATGGAAAACTGCAACTACTGGATTTAGATCGCCAAGATGCCATTGCAGACATCTTGACTTGGATTGATAACACCATAAAACTAGAAGAATCAGCCATTATTGCTGTAGATGCACCCACCTTGATCCCCAACGCTATTGGCAGTCGTTTACCAGATAAACTTAGTCATAAATACTTTGGTAAATATCATGCTGGATGCTACCCAGCCAACCAAAACCTAGCCTTTGCAGAACGCACTATTAATTTTGGTTTAGAATTAGAATCCCGTGGTTTTGTTCATGCACCCTGCATTGAACCTCAAAAACCAGGTAGATATCAAATCGAAGTCTTTCCCCACCCAGCTATAGTTAACTTATTTCAATTAGAACGCATCCTCAAATATAAAAAAGGAAAAATTAGAGATCGCCGTTTAGAACTAATCAAACTATATAATTACATCATAGATATTCTCCCTTCACTTTCTCCTCCTCTGCGTTCTCTGCGTCTCTGCGGTTCGTTTCCTTCAGAAATACCAAACACAGGTGCAGCACTCAAAGAAATAGAAGATAAACTAGATAGTTTAATTTGCGCTTATGTGGCTGCATATTGGTGGTTTTGGGGAACAGAAAAAAACCTAGTGTTAGGAGATTTGAGTACAGGTTATATTGTTGTACCTCAGAGAATTTGTACCTAAGTTTTCTATAGATTTTTGTGTCTGAATCAGTCAGAAAATATCCAAAATAGATCATGTTATTTCCGTTTACTAATCCATATTCCTAACATAGCGATAAGAGTACATTCAATGGTAGCAACAACACTTAAAAATAAAGAAGCATAAAATGGATTCGCTGAACTATTGAGCGGATACAAAATGTTGATAAGTCTGTAGTATTGCCGCTTCTTCACCATCTACACAACTTAACAGTTGTTGATATGCCTGTAAACGCTTTTCATCCATAAGCTAGGGTTGGGTTAGGGTAGCATTTATGATCATGCTTCAATAGTATTTTCCCCATTTCGGACAATTTTATCCTAAAAATCCTCAAATCTTGAATATCCTGATTCAGCCCAAAAAATCCCCATCCTGTAAATCCTCAAATCTCCTCAAATCCTGGACATCCTGATTCTGACAATTATTTATTCTTCCCAAAAATCAACATTTAACATTGCTTCAATATCACAACTAAACGGCCACGTATCAGGAAACTCAAACTGCGGATAACCATTGCGGACAATTTTCAGAGCATCTGTGTAAGCTTCATCAAACACTTGGCTAAAATAAGGCTTGAGACTAGGTGAATTTTTGAGTAACTTTCTGATTCCAATC from Anabaena sphaerica FACHB-251 encodes:
- a CDS encoding DUF429 domain-containing protein — its product is MKFIGIDLGWKSQPSGLCYLELIDGKLQLLDLDRQDAIADILTWIDNTIKLEESAIIAVDAPTLIPNAIGSRLPDKLSHKYFGKYHAGCYPANQNLAFAERTINFGLELESRGFVHAPCIEPQKPGRYQIEVFPHPAIVNLFQLERILKYKKGKIRDRRLELIKLYNYIIDILPSLSPPLRSLRLCGSFPSEIPNTGAALKEIEDKLDSLICAYVAAYWWFWGTEKNLVLGDLSTGYIVVPQRICT